From a region of the Pleuronectes platessa chromosome 22, fPlePla1.1, whole genome shotgun sequence genome:
- the il17rel gene encoding putative interleukin-17 receptor E-like isoform X2, which produces MILWVALLTAHCCLVLNGAAAESTGLERIEKCHTRCSQGLHCKAKPDYIFRPPCQEAAGGLNKSSVFHNVSFSTVLMCEGRQKCSLQLRIKTALQLTESIQGVSICTVTAGMMMSCRILKFTRSSWKAMSGMQVEVENDCTSVSPNQRVQVVVKTLPSFCGITWTGTYNAPACISEDMRRHVPDCITGRLSYNVSLVKKELSVSVSEMMEDHKYNLRLCHKDFLCSGTGTHLLIKKEELGKSVTLPYSRPLPCLCIEGWSAMVDAPRVQVCPFKDRLKELWSGITFDPLEETLSWELACPVATVVALCQTREDGVCVDLPNASRNASRGKISFTEVDPHPQLCVKFTVGSEFWTRCPFADGRLKEWDVVVTRRGDREEVAVTSRVNAAFSVGLCVTPAGAAECRVNATQRVHVGENEAVSLNLTDKVCSSCVQVRRLDVKHAATVILCVEQCMYQRRRKQGGSEKQQDPPHDGVLPALQTHQHGGILIPDSPLCGNTEKANLLSQ; this is translated from the exons ATGATCCTGTGGGTTGCCCTGCTCACGGCTCACTGTTGCTTGGTTTTGaatggagctgcagcagaaagcacAGGACTGGAGAGGATTGAAAAATGCCACACCAGGTGTTCTCAG GGCCTACACTGCAAAGCCAAGCCAGATT ATATCTTCCGTCCTCCGTGTCAGGAGGCGGCTGGGGGTCTCAACAAGTCCTCCGTGTTCCACAACGTCAGCTTCTCCACAGTCCTGATGTGTGAGGGCAGGCAGAAGTGCTCACTGCAGCTCCGGATCAAAACTGCATTACAGCTTACAG AGTCCATCCAGGGCGTGTCAATCTGCACCGTTACTGCAGGGATGATGATGAGCTGCAGAATCCTCAAATTCACCAGATCGTCGTGGAAGGCAATGTCTGGGATGCAG GTGGAAGTTGAAAACGACTGCACTTCCGTTTCTCCCAATCAAAGAGTTCAAGTCGTGGTGAAAACTCTGCCGAGCTTCTGCGGCATAACCTGGACTGGTACCTACAATGCTCCAG CATGCATCAGTGAAGATATGAGAAGACATGTCCCTGACTGCATCA CTGGCAGGCTATCATATAACGTGAGCCTGGTGAAGAAGGAGCTCAGCGTCAGTGTTTCAGAAATGATGGAAGATCATAAGTACAACCTTCGTCTGTGCCACAAGGATTTCCTCTGCTCTGGCACGGGGACACATTTACTG ATAAAGAAGGAGGAACTTGGGAAGAGTGTCACCCTCCCGTACTCAAGACCTTTGCCCTGCCTCTGCATCGAG GGGTGGTCAGCGATGGTGGATGCCCCCAGAGTCCAGGTCTGCCCATTCAAAGACC GTCTCAAGGAACTATGGTCTGGAATTACCTTTGACCCACTAGAGGAGACACTGTCCTGGGAGCTTGCCTGCCCAGTCGCGACTGTTGTGGCGCTGTGTCAAACGAGAGAGGACGGCGTGTGTGTGGACCTGCCCAATGCCTCCCGTAATGCTAGCAGGGGAAAG ATCAGTTTTACTGAAGTGGACCCACACCCTCAACTGTGCGTAAAG TTTACTGTCGGCTCTGAGTTCTGGACCAGGTGCCCCTTTGCTGATGGAAGACTCAAAG AATGGGATGTGGTTGTAACCAGACGGGGGGATCGTGAAGAAGTGGCCGTGACGTCAAGGGTCAACGCCGCGTTCTCTGTGGGGCTGTGTGTGACGCCTGCCGGGGCAGCTGAGTGCCGGGTCAACGCAACCCAAAGGGTGCATGTG ggGGAAAATGAAGCCGTCAGTTTGAACTTGACTGACAAAGTATGCAGCTCTTGTGTCCAG GTGAGGCGGCTGGATGTGAAGCACGCTGCCACGGTCATCCTCTGTGTTGAGCAATGCA TgtatcagaggaggagaaaacaaggAGGAAGTGAAAAGCAACAAG ATCCTCCTCACGATGGTGTGCTCCCTGCCTTACAAACTCATCAACACGGAGGGATCCTCATCCCTGATTCGCCGCTGTGTGGGAACACGGAGAAGGCCAACTTACTCTCACAATAA
- the il17rel gene encoding putative interleukin-17 receptor E-like isoform X1, translating into MILWVALLTAHCCLVLNGAAAESTGLERIEKCHTRCSQGLHCKAKPDYIFRPPCQEAAGGLNKSSVFHNVSFSTVLMCEGRQKCSLQLRIKTALQLTESIQGVSICTVTAGMMMSCRILKFTRSSWKAMSGMQVEVENDCTSVSPNQRVQVVVKTLPSFCGITWTGTYNAPACISEDMRRHVPDCITGRLSYNVSLVKKELSVSVSEMMEDHKYNLRLCHKDFLCSGTGTHLLIKKEELGKSVTLPYSRPLPCLCIEGWSAMVDAPRVQVCPFKDRLKELWSGITFDPLEETLSWELACPVATVVALCQTREDGVCVDLPNASRNASRGKISFTEVDPHPQLCVKFTVGSEFWTRCPFADGRLKEWDVVVTRRGDREEVAVTSRVNAAFSVGLCVTPAGAAECRVNATQRVHVGENEAVSLNLTDKVCSSCVQVRRLDVKHAATVILCVEQCNRLAHGVVACGTSWDWIWVFMQVGAWLSGIITLSLLLHVLLSVYQRRRKQGGSEKQQDPPHDGVLPALQTHQHGGILIPDSPLCGNTEKANLLSQ; encoded by the exons ATGATCCTGTGGGTTGCCCTGCTCACGGCTCACTGTTGCTTGGTTTTGaatggagctgcagcagaaagcacAGGACTGGAGAGGATTGAAAAATGCCACACCAGGTGTTCTCAG GGCCTACACTGCAAAGCCAAGCCAGATT ATATCTTCCGTCCTCCGTGTCAGGAGGCGGCTGGGGGTCTCAACAAGTCCTCCGTGTTCCACAACGTCAGCTTCTCCACAGTCCTGATGTGTGAGGGCAGGCAGAAGTGCTCACTGCAGCTCCGGATCAAAACTGCATTACAGCTTACAG AGTCCATCCAGGGCGTGTCAATCTGCACCGTTACTGCAGGGATGATGATGAGCTGCAGAATCCTCAAATTCACCAGATCGTCGTGGAAGGCAATGTCTGGGATGCAG GTGGAAGTTGAAAACGACTGCACTTCCGTTTCTCCCAATCAAAGAGTTCAAGTCGTGGTGAAAACTCTGCCGAGCTTCTGCGGCATAACCTGGACTGGTACCTACAATGCTCCAG CATGCATCAGTGAAGATATGAGAAGACATGTCCCTGACTGCATCA CTGGCAGGCTATCATATAACGTGAGCCTGGTGAAGAAGGAGCTCAGCGTCAGTGTTTCAGAAATGATGGAAGATCATAAGTACAACCTTCGTCTGTGCCACAAGGATTTCCTCTGCTCTGGCACGGGGACACATTTACTG ATAAAGAAGGAGGAACTTGGGAAGAGTGTCACCCTCCCGTACTCAAGACCTTTGCCCTGCCTCTGCATCGAG GGGTGGTCAGCGATGGTGGATGCCCCCAGAGTCCAGGTCTGCCCATTCAAAGACC GTCTCAAGGAACTATGGTCTGGAATTACCTTTGACCCACTAGAGGAGACACTGTCCTGGGAGCTTGCCTGCCCAGTCGCGACTGTTGTGGCGCTGTGTCAAACGAGAGAGGACGGCGTGTGTGTGGACCTGCCCAATGCCTCCCGTAATGCTAGCAGGGGAAAG ATCAGTTTTACTGAAGTGGACCCACACCCTCAACTGTGCGTAAAG TTTACTGTCGGCTCTGAGTTCTGGACCAGGTGCCCCTTTGCTGATGGAAGACTCAAAG AATGGGATGTGGTTGTAACCAGACGGGGGGATCGTGAAGAAGTGGCCGTGACGTCAAGGGTCAACGCCGCGTTCTCTGTGGGGCTGTGTGTGACGCCTGCCGGGGCAGCTGAGTGCCGGGTCAACGCAACCCAAAGGGTGCATGTG ggGGAAAATGAAGCCGTCAGTTTGAACTTGACTGACAAAGTATGCAGCTCTTGTGTCCAG GTGAGGCGGCTGGATGTGAAGCACGCTGCCACGGTCATCCTCTGTGTTGAGCAATGCA ATCGGCTCGCACATGGCGTCGTCGCCTGTGGAACCTCCTGGGACTGGATCTGGGTCTTTATGCAGGTCGGAGCTTGGCTCTCTGGCATCATCACCCTCAGTCTGCTGCTCCATGTGCTGCTGAGTG TgtatcagaggaggagaaaacaaggAGGAAGTGAAAAGCAACAAG ATCCTCCTCACGATGGTGTGCTCCCTGCCTTACAAACTCATCAACACGGAGGGATCCTCATCCCTGATTCGCCGCTGTGTGGGAACACGGAGAAGGCCAACTTACTCTCACAATAA
- the LOC128428436 gene encoding protein phosphatase 1H, with product MLTRVKSAVAGFMGGIVAGGSSGGGGNPGSDLQLKFPYRRPEFLGLSPDEVECSADHNSRPILILKETRRLPWATGYAEVINAGKSALNEDQACCTVVVARRRPMSCCPPSTPSKTPTAKRRISLPNGEGLGLADHNPEAEGLVFHYWALFDGHAGSGAAVVASRLLQHHIACQLQSVIEILRNQGAPPPTLLGEEPDTNPYLQGTTPGPHRSLTRAASLRGAAGAPGSPSNTPPPPRFFTEKKIQHESLVIGAIENAFKEMDAQIEREKQDYNITGGCTALTVVYLLGKLYVGNAGDSRAIIIRANEIIPMSTEFTPESERQRLQFLGFMQPHLLGNEFTHLEFPRRVQRKEVGKRMLYRDFTMNGWAYKTIEDDDLNFPLIYGEGKKARVLATIGVTRGLGDHDLKVHDSNIYIKPFLSCCPEVKVYNLTQYEHGADDVLVMGTDGLWDVLSNQEVAEAVTTFLANCDPDDLHRYTMAAQDLVMRARGVLRDRGWRITNERLGSGDDITAFIIPLMYGNRQV from the exons ATGCTCACCCGGGTCAAGTCCGCCGTGGCCGGATTCATGGGTGGGATCGTGGCCGGGGGAAGCTCCGGCGGAGGCGGCAACCCCGGCTCCGATCTCCAGTTGAAATTCCCGTACAGGAGACCCGAGTTCCTCGGCCTGTCCCCGGATGAGGTCGAGTGCTCGGCGGACCACAACTCCCGGCCCATCCTCATCCTGAAGGAAACCAGGAGATTACCGTGGGCCACCGGATACGCTGA GGTGATCAACGCTGGCAAGAGTGCGTTAAATGAGGACCAGGCGTGCTGCACCGTGGTCGTGGCCAGAAGGAGGCCCATGAGCTGCTGCCCTCCTTCAACGCCCAGCAAGACGCCCACTGCCAAGAGACGCATCTCCCTGCCCAACGGAGAGGGCCTGGGGCTCGCGGACCACAA TCCA GAGGCTGAAGGTTTGGTGTTCCACTACTGGGCCTTGTTCGATGGTCACGCTGGTTCGGGTGCAGCCGTCGTGGCCTCCCGCCTGCTGCAGCACCACATCGCCTGCCAGCTCCAGTCCGTGATCGAGATCCTGCGAAATCAGGGGGCTCCACCTCCCACCTTGCTGGGGGAAGAGCCCGATACCAACCCCTACCTCCAGGGAACCACCCCCGGCCCTCACCGGTCCCTGACCCGGGCCGCTTCGTTGCGAGGGGCCGCGGGGGCGCCGGGTTCTCCTTCCAACACCCCGCCACCGCCTCGCTTCTTCACGGAGAAGAAGATCCAACACGAGAGCCTGGTGATAGGAGCCATAGAGAACGCATTCAAAGAGATG GATGCTCAGATCGAGAGGGAGAAGCAGGATTACAACATCACAGGAGGATGCACGGCTCTCACTGTGGTTTACCTGCTGGGAAAACTCTACGTGGGGAATGCAGGTGACAGTAG GGCTATCATTATAAGAGCCAATGAGATCATTCCCATGTCCACAGAGTTCACACCAGAATCAGAGCGACAGCGACTCCAGTTCCTG GGTTTCATGCAGCCTCACCTGTTAGGAAATGAGTTCACGCACCTGGAATTTCCCCGGAGAGTTCAGAGGAAGGAGGTGGGCAAGAGGATGCTCTACCGAGACTTCACCATGAACGGGTG GGCTTACAAGACCATCGAGGATGACGACCTCAATTTTCCACTAATATATGGTGAAGGGAAAAag GCTCGGGTGCTGGCCACGATCGGTGTGACCCGGGGGCTCGGTGACCACGACCTCAAAGTTCACGACTCCAACATCTACATCAAGCCGTTCCTGTCCTGCTGCCCCGAG GTGAAGGTGTATAACCTGACCCAGTATGAGCACGGGGCTGATGATGTGCTGGTAATGGGAACTGACGGGCTCTGGGACGTCCtctccaaccaggaagtagcTGAGGCAGTTACGACTTTTCTGGCCAACTGTGACCCTGATGACCTGCACAG GTACACGATGGCCGCACAGGACCTGGTGATGCGAGCCCGCGGGGTGCTGAGGGACCGAGGCTGGCGGATCACCAACGAGCGCCTGGGCTCCGGGGACGACATCACGGCCTTCATCATACCGCTCATGTACGGCAATCGTCAGGTCTGA